The Scylla paramamosain isolate STU-SP2022 chromosome 42, ASM3559412v1, whole genome shotgun sequence genome has a segment encoding these proteins:
- the LOC135093156 gene encoding uncharacterized protein LOC135093156, producing MTIDSGAERTIVQRRLVSAEWLPCTVDRLCGVTGDCMPLQGPVDVRISVGSAEVNLPVYVAELEEECLLGYDYLKKTRACVDFGRKVIKVCGYDVPFLPEVGRSEVVTTRRMQLAPRSECRVQCRLARPMQSTEGLVEPASDCRLADGVAVGRSLVQAGEKVVTVLLANFSDEARNIPAGTAVGECVEVQRAEAPPQGERAAEGAPLPSFLEDLATRSAVNLTEAQTELVCDTLGRYADVFSQSVSDLGRTSLVKHTINTGTHAPVKSPPRRIAPARREEMQRAVNDLATQGVIERFCVD from the coding sequence ATGACCATTGACAGCGGGGCTGAGCGCACCATCGTGCAGCGGAGGCTGGTAAGTGCTGAGTGGCTCCCGTGCACCGTGGACAGGCTGTGTGGAGTAACGGGGGACTGCATGCCGTTGCAAGGCCCAGTAGACGTTCGAATAAGTGTCGGCAGCGCGGAGGTGAACCTGCCCGTGTATGTTGCCgagctggaggaagagtgtCTGCTGGGTTACGACTACCTGAAGAAGACCAGGGCCTGCGTAGACTTTGGACGGAAGGTGATAAAGGTATGTGGATACGATGTGCCTTTCCTTCCGGAGGTCGGCCGGTCGGAGGTAGTGACGACACGGCGGATGCAGTTGGCCCCGCGCTCTGAGTGTCGAGTACAGTGTCGACTCGCACGGCCGATGCAGAGCACGGAGGGCCTAGTGGAACCAGCCAGCGACTGTCGACTGGCTGACGGAGTGGCAGTCGGAAGGAGCCTCGTGCAAGCGGGGGAGAAGGTAGTCACTGTCTTACTGGCTAACTTCTCCGACGAGGCTCGCAACATACCCGCCGGAACAGCGGTGGGCGAGTGCGTGGAGGTGCAGCGTGCCGAGGCACCGCCGCAGGGTGAGCGGGCGGCCGAGGGAGCCCCGCTGCCGAGCTTCCTGGAGGATCTAGCGACCCGGAGCGCTGTCAATCTGACGGAGGCGCAGACGGAGCTCGTGTGTGACACCCTGGGCCGGTACGCCGATGTGTTCAGCCAGAGCGTCTCGGACTTGGGTCGCACGTCACTGGTGAAACACACGATCAACACTGGCACCCACGCACCGGTCAAGAGCCCACCCCGACGCATCGCACCAGCAAGGCGCGAAGAAATGCAGCGTGCAGTGAACGACCTGGCCACGCAAGGGGTAATCGAGCGATTTTGTGTTGATTGA